From Rutidosis leptorrhynchoides isolate AG116_Rl617_1_P2 chromosome 3, CSIRO_AGI_Rlap_v1, whole genome shotgun sequence, a single genomic window includes:
- the LOC139899369 gene encoding protein TRANSPORT INHIBITOR RESPONSE 1-like, translating into MKRTFPEEVLEHVFSFLNTQHDRNTVSLVSKSWYEMERWCRKRVFIGNCYAVNPRVLIQRFPEVKSIELKGKPHFADFNLVPEGWGGYVYDWIVEMVRVYPLLEEIKLKRMVVSDECLEMIGKGFRNFRVLSLVSCEGFSTDGLAAIAANCRNLRVLDLRECEVEDLSGYWMSHFPDSFTSLECLNMACLTSEVSFSALERLVARSPNLKTLRLNRAVPLEKLSTLLNLAPQLVEFGTGAYSADIRSDVYSSLAQAFSGCKDLKDLSGFWDVVPSYLPAFYYACSRLTSLNLSYATAKSPDLTKIVSQCHNLQRLLVLDFIEDSGLKAVAMSCKNLRELRVFPSDPFVADANVHLTEEGLVSVSNGCPKLQSVLYFCRRMSNSALISIAKNRPNLTCFRLCILEPRAPDYLTFEPLDIGFGSIVENCKDLKRLSMSGLLTDRVFEYIGIHAKKLDMLSIAFAGDSDLGLHHVLSGCESLNKLEIRDCPFGDMALLANASKLETMRSLWMSSCLVTFEACKLLGQKMPHLNVEVIDERENVDSIPESFPVEKLYIYRTVAGERSDMPNFVRTMGKDDMYNLS; encoded by the exons ATGAAGCGCACGTTTCCCGAAGAAGTACTCGAACACGTATTCTCGTTCCTAAATACACAACACGATCGTAACACAGTCTCGTTAGTGAGTAAATCGTGGTACGAAATGGAACGGTGGTGTAGAAAAAGAGTATTTATTGGAAACTGTTACGCAGTAAACCCTAGGGTTTTGATTCAAAGGTTTCCGGAAGTGAAATCGATTGAATTGAAAGGGAAACCGCATTTTGCGGATTTTAATTTGGTGCCGGAAGGTTGGGGCGGGTATGTGTATGATTGGATTGTTGAAATGGTTAGGGTTTATCCGTTGTTAGAAGAAATTAAATTGAAAAGAATGGTGGTTAGTGATGAATGTTTGGAGATGATTGGGAAAGGGTTTAGAaattttagggttttgagtttggtGTCCTGTGAAGGATTTAGTACTGATGGACTTGCTGCTATTGCTGCTAATTGCAG AAATTTGAGAGTACTGGATTTAAGAGAGTGTGAAGTTGAGGATCTAAGTGGATATTGGATGAGTCACTTCCCTGATTCTTTTACCTCATTGGAATGTCTTAACATGGCTTGTTTGACTTCCGAGGTTAGTTTCTCAGCCCTTGAGCGTTTAGTTGCCCGGTCACCCAATTTGAAGACTCTTAGGCTCAATCGCGCCGTCCCTCTGGAGAAACTTTCCACACTCTTAAATCTGGCCCCACAGCTAGTTGAATTTGGTACGGGTGCCTACTCTGCTGATATCCGCTCAGATGTGTATTCAAGTTTAGCACAGGCTTTTTCAGGCTGCAAGGATCTAAAAGACTTATCGGGTTTCTGGGATGTGGTTCCGTCTTATCTTCCAGCCTTTTATTATGCGTGTTCTCGTCTCACTTCTCTAAACCTGAGTTATGCAACAGCAAAATCTCCAGATCTTACCAAGATTGTTAGTCAGTGTCATAATTTGCAGCGTCTATTG GTACTGGATTTCATTGAGGACAGTGGCCTTAAAGCCGTTGCTATGTCGTGTAAGAACCTAAGAGAATTGAGAGTGTTTCCTTCTGACCCGTTTGTTGCCGATGCAAATGTACACTTAACAGAAGAAGGCCTTGTCTCAGTTTCAAACGGTTGCCCGAAACTTCAATCCGTTCTATATTTTTGTAGACGAATGTCAAATTCCGCACTAATTTCGATTGCTAAAAACCGTCCTAATCTGACATGCTTTCGGTTATGCATTTTAGAACCCCGAGCACCTGATTATCTAACATTTGAACCCCTCGATATCGGATTCGGATCTATAGTCGAAAACTGCAAAGATCTTAAACGCCTTTCAATGTCGGGTCTCCTCACAGATCGTGTATTTGAGTACATAGGAATTCACGCTAAGAAACTCGATATGCTTTCTATAGCCTTTGCTGGTGATAGTGATTTAGGATTGCATCATGTCTTATCGGGTTGTGAAAGTTTAAATAAATTAGAGATTCGAGATTGCCCGTTTGGTGACATGGCACTTTTGGCCAATGCTTCCAAGTTGGAGACAATGCGATCCCTTTGGATGTCTTCGTGTCTTGTTACCTTTGAAGCATGTAAATTACTTGGACAGAAAATGCCTCATCTTAACGTTGAAGTTATAGATGAACGTGAAAACGTAGACTCGATACCCGAAAGCTTTCCGGTTGAGAAGCTTTATATTTATCGTACAGTTGCGGGTGAAAGGTCTGACATGCCGAATTTTGTACGTACAATGGGTAAAGATGACATGTACAATCTTTCATGA